The DNA window TGTCCATCAGGTCCGTCATGGGCGCGGCTTCTCGCCCCGGAGGGATGAGCGTACTGCCCGTCCGACCGAAGCGAGAGGGAGCGTCCGTCGGCGGCGCGGAGTCACCGCTCGGGGGCGGCCCCGAACGTCAGTTCCTCCTCGACGGTTTCGCCGTCGCGCCACACTCTGAACGTCGCCGTCTCGCCGGGACTCGCCTCGGCCGCGAGGTACGACGAGAGGTCGTCCTCCGTCTCGATGCGGGTTCCGCCGATAGCGCGGACGACGTCCCCGCCCGTCGGAACCGTCTCCCCGAACTTCGTCTCCCTGCCGGTCGCACCGCGGAGGACGCCGTCGGCCGGACTCCCGGAGACGACGCCCGCGACGAGGACGCCGCGGGCCTCCTCGAACCCGTACACGGACGCGACGGCCGGCGTCACGGACCGTACTTGGACGCCGATGTACGGCGCGCGGTACCGCCCGTTCTCGACGAGCGACGGCACGACGTCCTCCACGACAGACGCCGAGACGGCGAACGCCACGTTGTCGCCGCCGCCGGAGTTGACGACGCCGACGACGTTCCCGTCGAGGTTCACCAGCGGTCCGCCGGAGTTTCCGGGGTTCACCGCGGCGTCCGTCTGGATGCCGTCGGCGACGAGGAAGCCGTTGCGAATCCGTATCGAACGGTCCAGACCGCTCACGATGCCGACGGAGGCGGACCCCGACAGCGAGAAGGGCGCGCCGAGGGCCATCACTTCGGTTCCGACCGGCGGTTCGTCGGCGAGCGACAACGGCTCCGCGTAGGCGGGGGCGCTATCGACGCTGAGCACCGCGAGGTCGCTTCGAGCGTCGCTCCCGACCACCTCGGCGCGCGACCAGTCTCCCTGGCGGAACTCCACCGTGACGGTGTTCGCCTCCGAGACGACGTGGGCGTTCGTGACGACGTAGCCGCCGTCGTACACCCACCCCGACCCCTGCGATTGGCCCCGGGCGGTCGAGACGCGGACGAACGCCACCGAGGGGATGGTCTCCTCGTAGACGGCCACGTAGGGGTCGCCACGCTCTCGAATCCCGTCCGGCGCGGCGGTCCCTTCGGACGTCGTCGCCGTCCGACCGCCCTCGTCCGTCCCGGTGGCGCTTCCGGCGGCGGTGCCGGGCGTCTCCGCGTCGCCGTCCAACGGGGACGCCGAACACCCCGCCACGAGCGCCGTCGCCCCGGCGAGAACCGCGCGTCTCGTCGGTCCGGTTCCGCGTTCCGTTCCCACCTCGCCGTCATCGGACTGCGTCTGGTCGGCCGACGGGCTTCGCCCGCCACCACCGTCTCGTTGCATACCCGCCGTTCGGACCGGACGGCGAAAAATCGGGGGGCGGTGACTGCGCCGGGGCTTATACCTCGCGACGACCAACACCCGCGCATGACGCTCGACGTGGAGACGCCCACACCGCCGATGCTGAAGTCCGCGGTGGACCCCAACGAGTACGACGATACGACCGTCTCGGCCGACGACGACTACCGACGGGACCAACTCTCGACCCTCCTCCGGGAGGGCGCGTGGGAGGACGCCTTCGAGGAGTGGGCCGCCGACGCGTCGATGACCGAAGAGGAGTGGGACATCGTCACGGACCTCGATTTGGTCTCGCGGTTCGACTTCTTCTGGGACGACTTCGCGGACCGGGTGGGCTACCACGCGCCGGGCATCCCCGAGGACTGGAAGGAACGGGAGGTCCACCCCGAACTCTCCTCGTGGAAGGAGGTGTCGAGCATCAACGCCGGTCTCACGGAGTTCGGGCAACTCGTCTGCGAGGTGCTGAAAGAGGAGTACATCACGTGGGAGTCGGAGTACGAAGCGCCGGACGACCTGCCCGACTTCTGACCGTCGGCGTCCGATAGCCCGACTGCCGCGCCCGTCCGCCGACGCTCACCCGTAGTGGAGTTCGAGGTAGCCGACGATTTCGTCGGCCTCGTACACCGCCTCCTCGCGTTCTCTGTCGAGGAGGAACGGAATTTGGTCCTCGCCGCCTATCTCGGTTAGTTCGCGGTGGGTCTGTTCGTTCTTCACGTCGCCGCCCTCGTGGCCCGGCAGTCGCGGGTTGTGAATCACGTACGAGACGCCCAAGTCGGTGAGTTTGCTCCGCACGTCCTCGCTGTACGGACAGCCCTCCGCCTGATACAGTTCGAGCATTACGCCCCGTCGTTGGCCCCCGCCGCACTCAAGTGTCGTCGCCGGAGTCCGGAACGACCGACGCGAGTGACTGTCGGCTTCGGTCGTCCTGTCGCTTCGACCGACTCTCCGCCGTTCCTACGTAGTTAAGACCGTGCGGCCGCCAGTACCGACGATGCGCCGCAGAGCCCTCCTCTCCGCAACCGCCGTCGCCGCAAGCACCGCCGCCCTCTCGGGATGCCTCGGGGACGCCCGCCGGCAACTGAGCGGGCAGATACTCGCCCACCACGCGAGTGCGACGCTCCGACCCGCCGAGGAGCAGTGGGTCGTCGGCGGTCTGTCGGCCGAGACGAACGAGTACGCCCGCGCCGTCCTGTTTCCCGAATCTCCGCCGCGGGACGCCGACCTGTTCACCGACGCCTACCCCCGGACGGAGCAGTCGTTCGACAACGAGATACTGAACGAGGACTACGAGAACGGCTTCACCCTGCTGTACGAGGTGAAGATGGCGTCCGAGGAGGCGTTCGTCCCGCTTCCGCGTTCGCATCTCCTCGCGGAAGCGGGGTGGACCGGATGGACCTCGGCGACGCTCCCGATGACGATGTCCCGGTACGAGGAGTCGGAACTCGACGAGGACGAACGCGAGGCCGAGGAACTCGTCGCCATCTCCGTCGCCTACTACGAGGCGGACCGCGCGCCCTCGCGCGCCGAGGTGACCCTCTACGACGAGGCCGGAAACCGGCGCGGCGGGGGTGCGACCGCGACTCCGTGGTCGTCGGCCTGAGGCGCGGTTCCACGGATTTGATATACGTTCGCGGTTCAGTTCCTGTATGGACGAAGTCGAAGACCAGTACGCGCCCGAGGACGTCGAGTCCACGGTCGGGGAGTACTGGGACGAGAACGACGCCTACGAGGCGACGAAGGAGGCCCACGCCGACGACCCGGCCTTCTTCTTCGTCGACGGCCCGCCGTACACGTCGGGGCAGATGCACCTCGGGACGGCGTGGAACAAGACGCTGAAAGACGCCATCATCCGGTACAAGCGCATGACGGGCCACCGGGTCACGGACCGCCCGGGGTACGACATGCACGGCCTCCCCATCGAGGTCAAAGTCGAGGAGGAACTCGGCTTCGAGACCAAGCGGGACATCGAGGAGTACGGGATGGAGCCGTTCATCGACCGCTGTAAGGAGTTCGCCGTCCGCAACCGCGAGGCGATGGACGACGACTTCCAGTCCATCGGCGTGTGGATGGACTGGGAGAACCCCTACCAGACGCTCTCGCCGGAGTACATGGAGGCGGCGTGGTGGGCGTTCCAGCAGGTGAACGAACGCGGACTCGTCGAACAGGGCAAGCGGTCGGTCAACTACTGCCCGCGGTGTCAGACCGCCATCGCCGCAAACGAGGTGGAGTACGACCAGATAGAGTCGCCGTCCATCTACGTGAAGTTCCCCCTCGCCGACCGCGAGGGGAGCCTCGTCATCTGGACGACGACGCCGTGGACCCTCCCGGCGAACACGTTCGTCGCCGTCGACGGCGAGATGACCTACCGAGCGGTCCGCGCCGAGAAGGACGGAGAGAGCGAGGTGCTGTACGTCGCGGAACCGTGCGTCGAAGACGTCCTGAAGAAGGGCCGCTACGAGGACTACGAGGTCCTCGAGGAACTCTCCGGCGAGGAGATGGTGGGCTGGGCGTACGACAACCCCCTCGCCGACGAACTGAACGAGCACGCCGACTTCGAGGGCGCGCGGCAGGTGTACACCGCCGAGTACGTCGAAGCCGACCGGACGGGCCTCGTCCACTCCGCGCCCGGCCACGGGCAGGAGGACTTCGCCCGCGGGCAGGAACTCGGACTCGACGTGTTCGTCCCCGTGGACCAACGCGGCGAGTTCACCGAGGCGGCCGGCGCGTACGCCGGCGAGTTCGTCCGCGACGCGAACCCCGACATCATCGAGGACCTGGAGGACGCCGGGTATCTACTGCACTCCGGCGAACACGAACACCGCTACGGCCACTGTTGGCGCTGTGACACGGACATCATCTACCTCGCCACCGACCAGTGGTTCATCACGGTCACCGACATCAAAGACGAACTCCTCGACAACATCGAAGAGTCGGAGTGGCACCCGCAGTGGGCGCGCGACAACCGCTTCCGCGACTTCGTCTCCGACGCGCCCGACTGGAACATCTCCCGGCAGCGCTACTGGGGCATCCCGCTTCCCATCTGGCAGGCAGACGACGGCGACTTCGT is part of the Halopelagius longus genome and encodes:
- a CDS encoding S1C family serine protease is translated as MQRDGGGGRSPSADQTQSDDGEVGTERGTGPTRRAVLAGATALVAGCSASPLDGDAETPGTAAGSATGTDEGGRTATTSEGTAAPDGIRERGDPYVAVYEETIPSVAFVRVSTARGQSQGSGWVYDGGYVVTNAHVVSEANTVTVEFRQGDWSRAEVVGSDARSDLAVLSVDSAPAYAEPLSLADEPPVGTEVMALGAPFSLSGSASVGIVSGLDRSIRIRNGFLVADGIQTDAAVNPGNSGGPLVNLDGNVVGVVNSGGGDNVAFAVSASVVEDVVPSLVENGRYRAPYIGVQVRSVTPAVASVYGFEEARGVLVAGVVSGSPADGVLRGATGRETKFGETVPTGGDVVRAIGGTRIETEDDLSSYLAAEASPGETATFRVWRDGETVEEELTFGAAPER
- a CDS encoding glutathione S-transferase N-terminal domain-containing protein: MLELYQAEGCPYSEDVRSKLTDLGVSYVIHNPRLPGHEGGDVKNEQTHRELTEIGGEDQIPFLLDREREEAVYEADEIVGYLELHYG